Proteins from a genomic interval of Nocardioidaceae bacterium:
- a CDS encoding site-2 protease family protein, with protein MTVLLYVGGVVFLIVTVAISIGLHEAGHMVPAKAFGAKVTQFFVGFGNTVWSFRRGETEYGIKSIPLGGYVKIVGMLPPTEEDREVAGAGERPSGAVKIRQSNTGMFTQLISDARSAEYELVGPDDEDRLFYKLPWWKKVVVMAGGPTVNIVIAFLLFWSVFAVNGVAQSTRTVDVVYDCVIAVVPGQTDQRECEPGDPVTPAVQAGMQPGDRIVGFNGTDVESWEQLQTLIRDNGDAQAEIEVLRDGEPRTLTTATTVNAVVDLGDASRTVEAGYLGVTPEQVVVSEGPVFTAVQMYDYTERTVEVLATLPVKLYHVGLAVIGVEERAADSPMSVVGASRVAGELSSNTEVPVSDRFFSLLALLAGINLFVGVFNFIPLLPLDGGHIAGALYEAVRRRWALLRGRPDPGHFDVAKLLPVAYVVAGGLIVMSVLLMVADLVAPVRIT; from the coding sequence GTGACCGTTCTGCTCTACGTCGGCGGGGTCGTCTTCCTCATCGTGACGGTCGCGATCTCCATCGGCCTGCACGAGGCCGGGCACATGGTCCCGGCGAAGGCGTTCGGAGCGAAGGTCACGCAGTTCTTCGTCGGCTTCGGCAACACCGTCTGGTCCTTCCGGCGGGGTGAGACGGAGTACGGCATCAAGTCGATCCCGCTCGGCGGCTACGTGAAGATCGTCGGGATGCTGCCTCCCACCGAGGAGGACAGGGAGGTCGCCGGCGCCGGCGAGCGTCCCTCGGGCGCGGTGAAGATCCGGCAGTCCAACACGGGCATGTTCACCCAGCTGATCTCCGACGCCCGCTCCGCGGAGTACGAGCTCGTCGGTCCCGACGACGAGGACCGGCTGTTCTACAAGCTGCCGTGGTGGAAGAAGGTCGTCGTCATGGCGGGCGGGCCGACGGTGAACATCGTCATCGCCTTCCTGCTCTTCTGGAGCGTCTTCGCCGTCAACGGCGTCGCTCAGTCCACGCGCACGGTCGATGTGGTCTACGACTGCGTCATCGCCGTGGTGCCGGGCCAGACGGACCAGCGGGAGTGCGAGCCGGGGGACCCCGTGACGCCGGCGGTGCAGGCCGGCATGCAGCCGGGTGACCGGATCGTCGGGTTCAACGGCACCGACGTCGAGTCGTGGGAGCAGCTGCAGACGCTCATCCGGGACAACGGTGACGCGCAGGCCGAGATCGAGGTGCTCCGCGACGGGGAGCCCCGCACGCTCACGACCGCCACGACCGTCAACGCCGTCGTCGACCTCGGGGACGCCAGCCGCACCGTCGAAGCCGGTTATCTCGGAGTCACCCCCGAGCAGGTCGTCGTCAGCGAGGGGCCGGTGTTCACGGCCGTCCAGATGTACGACTACACCGAGCGCACCGTCGAGGTCCTGGCCACGTTGCCGGTGAAGCTCTACCACGTCGGACTCGCGGTGATCGGCGTCGAGGAGCGAGCCGCGGACTCGCCGATGAGCGTGGTCGGCGCCAGTCGCGTCGCGGGCGAGCTGTCGAGCAACACCGAGGTCCCCGTCTCCGACAGGTTCTTCTCGCTGCTCGCGCTGCTGGCCGGCATCAACCTCTTCGTCGGCGTCTTCAACTTCATCCCGCTGCTGCCGCTCGACGGCGGTCACATCGCCGGTGCGCTGTACGAGGCCGTACGGCGACGCTGGGCGCTGCTGCGCGGACGGCCCGACCCGGGTCACTTCGACGTC
- a CDS encoding 1-deoxy-D-xylulose-5-phosphate reductoisomerase: MSGVTQRRDVVVLGSTGSIGTQALDVVRAHPDRFRVVGMTAGGGNPELFAAQVAEFGPAVSGLGEEASVEAAAHPCDVVLNGITGSVGLRPTLAALEAGTTLALANKESLIIGGRLVAAAAAPGQLVPVDSEHSALAQCLRGEDPDSVRRLVLTASGGPFRGRTADSLHEVTPQEALAHPTWSMGPVVTINSATLVNKGLEVIEAHLLFGIDFDRITTVVHPTSVVHSMVELHDGTTMVQASPPTMLIPIALGLTWPERLLDVAPAVDWTQPQTWQFDPLDDEAFPAVRLARAAGAAAGTAPAVYNAANEVCVAGFLEGAIRFTDIVPTIERVLAEHDVLADADLTVEAVLEADAWARTRAAEVTTR; this comes from the coding sequence ATGTCCGGCGTGACACAGCGACGCGACGTGGTGGTGCTCGGCTCGACGGGCTCGATCGGGACCCAGGCGCTGGATGTCGTCCGGGCGCACCCCGACCGCTTCCGTGTCGTCGGCATGACCGCGGGCGGGGGCAACCCCGAGCTGTTCGCCGCGCAGGTCGCGGAGTTCGGCCCCGCCGTCAGCGGGCTCGGCGAGGAGGCCTCGGTGGAGGCGGCCGCCCACCCCTGCGACGTGGTGCTCAACGGCATCACAGGGTCCGTCGGGCTGCGACCGACGCTCGCGGCGCTCGAGGCCGGCACGACGTTGGCGCTGGCCAACAAGGAGTCGCTGATCATCGGCGGTCGCCTCGTCGCCGCAGCCGCCGCCCCGGGGCAGCTCGTGCCGGTCGACTCCGAGCACTCGGCGCTCGCGCAGTGCCTCCGCGGCGAGGACCCGGACTCGGTCCGGCGTCTCGTGCTCACCGCCTCGGGCGGCCCGTTCCGCGGGCGTACGGCGGACTCGCTGCACGAGGTGACCCCGCAGGAGGCGCTGGCCCACCCGACCTGGTCGATGGGACCGGTGGTCACGATCAACTCCGCGACGCTGGTCAACAAGGGGCTCGAGGTCATCGAGGCCCACCTGCTGTTCGGCATCGACTTCGACCGCATCACGACGGTGGTGCACCCGACGTCGGTCGTGCACTCCATGGTCGAGCTGCACGACGGCACGACGATGGTGCAGGCCTCGCCGCCGACCATGCTGATCCCGATCGCCCTGGGGCTGACCTGGCCCGAGCGGCTCCTCGACGTGGCGCCGGCGGTGGACTGGACGCAGCCGCAGACCTGGCAGTTCGACCCACTCGACGACGAGGCGTTCCCGGCGGTGCGGCTGGCGCGCGCGGCCGGTGCCGCGGCCGGCACCGCCCCGGCGGTCTACAACGCTGCCAACGAGGTCTGCGTCGCAGGCTTCCTCGAGGGCGCGATCCGCTTCACCGACATCGTGCCGACGATCGAGCGCGTGCTGGCCGAGCACGACGTCCTCGCCGACGCCGACCTCACCGTCGAGGCCGTGCTCGAGGCCGACGCCTGGGCGCGTACGCGGGCCGCCGAGGTCACCACGCGCTGA
- a CDS encoding AMP-binding protein: MSDDSHRVRRAADALRWIRRPTPGDPDGAGGVINLCYNAVDRHVVAGRADETAVTGERTWSYAALLEDVAALAGALRMLGAAERSPVPLLLPAGADLTVATLACLRLGAVPHVLPVGLDAGGLAAVLDGSRPGVMLVAGGTPWREALERSEHEVGSVVVRQPSPGPAAELTEPRDLEWDFVARAGRNDPAPCARVASEEPAYAVLDGRSGEFAVEKTGRAGLLAAAGGAADGTLPALLASLVSGSVLDLAPLAR, from the coding sequence ATGAGCGACGACTCACACCGCGTACGCAGGGCTGCCGACGCCCTGCGATGGATCAGGCGACCGACCCCGGGCGACCCCGACGGGGCCGGCGGCGTGATCAACCTCTGCTACAACGCCGTCGACAGGCACGTGGTGGCCGGCCGCGCCGACGAGACCGCGGTGACGGGGGAGCGCACCTGGTCGTACGCGGCCCTGCTCGAGGACGTCGCCGCCCTCGCCGGCGCGCTGCGGATGCTCGGAGCGGCGGAGCGCTCCCCGGTGCCGTTGCTGCTGCCCGCCGGCGCCGATCTCACGGTCGCGACGCTGGCATGCCTGCGGCTCGGCGCGGTGCCCCACGTGCTTCCCGTGGGCCTGGACGCGGGCGGTCTCGCCGCCGTGCTGGACGGCTCGCGTCCCGGCGTGATGCTCGTGGCCGGGGGGACCCCGTGGCGGGAGGCGCTCGAGCGCAGCGAGCACGAGGTCGGCTCGGTCGTCGTGCGCCAGCCGAGCCCCGGCCCCGCCGCGGAGCTCACCGAGCCGCGGGACCTGGAGTGGGACTTCGTCGCGCGTGCGGGCCGCAACGACCCGGCGCCGTGCGCACGGGTCGCGTCGGAGGAGCCGGCGTACGCGGTGCTCGACGGACGGAGCGGTGAGTTCGCCGTCGAGAAGACCGGCCGGGCCGGTCTGCTCGCCGCAGCCGGCGGCGCCGCTGACGGGACCCTGCCCGCGCTGCTGGCGTCGCTGGTCAGCGGCTCGGTCCTCGACCTCGCGCCACTCGCGCGGTGA
- a CDS encoding circularly permuted type 2 ATP-grasp protein, producing the protein MASLFDGYVDATSEAYDEMFDGASLRGVYADVHETLGTMPREEVRARADSLASSYVDQGVTFGVGGEERPFPLDIVPRIIEADRWRSVETGVAQRVRALEAFLDDVYGEGALFRDGVMPRSVVTSSPHFHRSTAGLRYPNGVRIHVGGIDLIRDEAGDFRVLEDNVRVPSGVSYVMTNRRALSSALPEVFGHHTVRSVTDYPRRLVAALRAAAPAGVADPTVVVMTPGVFNSAYFEHALLARMMGVELVEGRDLVCRAGQVLMRTTNGFEPVHVIYRRIDDDFLDPLHFRADSVLGVPGLVNAARAGNVTVSNGLGNGVADDKLVYSYVPDLIRYYLSEEPVLRNVDTWRMGDADHREEVMDRLHELVLKPVDGAGGAGIVIGPRASTRELDQLRTEVLADPRAWIAQPVISLSTSPTLISRDVRPRHVDLRPFAVNSGDEVWVLPGGLTRVALPEGELIVNSSKGGGSKDTWVLAGSPEERDTIEVSHVPTAEPREASPSPDLGPDHEDAAAAARGDRGSQQQQQQQQQSVRPSEGSPTC; encoded by the coding sequence ATGGCTTCCCTCTTCGACGGCTACGTCGACGCCACGTCCGAGGCGTACGACGAGATGTTCGACGGGGCCTCGCTGCGCGGGGTCTACGCCGACGTCCACGAGACGCTCGGCACGATGCCCCGCGAGGAGGTGCGCGCCCGCGCGGACTCCCTCGCCTCGAGCTACGTCGACCAGGGCGTCACCTTCGGCGTCGGCGGCGAGGAGCGACCCTTCCCGCTCGACATCGTGCCGCGCATCATCGAGGCCGACCGCTGGCGCTCGGTCGAGACCGGCGTCGCGCAGCGCGTCCGCGCGCTGGAGGCCTTCCTCGACGACGTGTACGGCGAGGGCGCCCTGTTCCGCGACGGCGTCATGCCCCGGTCCGTGGTGACCTCCTCGCCCCACTTCCACCGGTCGACGGCCGGGTTGCGCTACCCCAACGGTGTCCGCATCCACGTCGGCGGCATCGACCTGATCCGTGACGAGGCAGGCGACTTCCGCGTGCTCGAGGACAACGTGCGCGTGCCCTCGGGCGTTTCCTACGTCATGACGAACCGGCGCGCGCTCTCCAGCGCGCTCCCGGAGGTCTTCGGCCACCACACGGTGCGCTCGGTGACCGACTACCCCCGCCGCCTGGTGGCTGCCCTGCGCGCCGCCGCACCCGCCGGTGTGGCAGACCCGACCGTCGTGGTCATGACGCCCGGCGTCTTCAACTCCGCCTACTTCGAGCACGCGCTGCTCGCGCGCATGATGGGCGTCGAGCTGGTCGAGGGCCGTGACCTGGTCTGCCGCGCCGGGCAGGTGCTGATGCGTACGACCAACGGCTTCGAGCCGGTCCACGTCATCTACCGCCGCATCGACGACGACTTCCTTGACCCGCTGCACTTCCGCGCCGACTCGGTGCTCGGTGTGCCCGGCCTGGTCAACGCCGCCCGCGCCGGCAACGTGACCGTCTCCAACGGCCTCGGCAACGGCGTCGCCGACGACAAGCTCGTCTACTCCTACGTACCGGACCTGATCCGCTACTACCTCTCCGAGGAGCCGGTGCTGCGCAACGTCGACACCTGGCGCATGGGCGACGCCGACCACCGTGAGGAGGTCATGGACCGTCTGCACGAGCTGGTGCTCAAGCCGGTCGACGGCGCCGGCGGCGCCGGCATCGTGATCGGCCCCCGCGCCTCGACCCGGGAGCTCGACCAGTTGCGCACGGAGGTGCTCGCCGACCCCCGTGCCTGGATCGCGCAGCCGGTGATCAGCCTGTCGACCAGCCCCACCCTGATCAGCCGTGACGTCCGCCCGCGACACGTGGACCTGCGGCCCTTCGCGGTGAACTCCGGTGACGAGGTGTGGGTCCTGCCCGGCGGCCTGACCCGGGTGGCCCTCCCCGAGGGGGAGCTCATCGTGAACTCCTCCAAGGGCGGCGGCTCCAAGGACACCTGGGTGCTCGCAGGCTCACCCGAGGAGCGCGACACCATCGAGGTCAGCCACGTGCCGACCGCCGAGCCGCGGGAGGCCTCCCCCAGCCCCGACCTCGGTCCCGACCACGAGGACGCCGCCGCTGCCGCGCGCGGCGACCGAGGCTCCCAGCAACAGCAGCAGCAGCAACAACAATCCGTACGCCCGAGCGAAGGGAGCCCGACGTGCTGA
- a CDS encoding alpha-E domain-containing protein, translating to MLSRIAESLFWIGRYVERADDTARILDVGTQLLTEDASLDEEQTCQQLLAIMGAEVDGPVDRYVLLHQLLYDPESTSSIASTLAAARESARRARETLSGDMWEAINTTHLSLSSGSIRSMRATSAFGWVRDRSALITGIAEGTMSRDDGWLFLTLGRHIERADMTARLLATASLGSGPVAAWTSTLRACGAYEAFLRTYRGIETDLEAAEFLLLDRVYPRSVVASLTRAELALERLDASSKRSGFDDAQRQLGRARAELEYRPLREIIEDLGEEMESLQVACSAATEAVTRRYFHGAAATTWTGGAA from the coding sequence GTGCTGAGCCGCATCGCCGAGTCGCTGTTCTGGATCGGGCGTTACGTCGAGCGCGCCGACGACACCGCCCGCATCCTCGACGTCGGCACCCAGCTGCTCACCGAGGACGCCAGCCTCGACGAGGAGCAGACCTGCCAGCAGCTGCTCGCCATCATGGGGGCCGAGGTCGACGGTCCCGTGGACCGCTACGTGCTGCTGCACCAGCTGCTCTACGACCCCGAGTCCACCTCGTCCATCGCCTCCACCCTGGCGGCGGCCCGCGAGAGCGCACGCCGGGCGAGGGAGACGCTCTCGGGCGACATGTGGGAGGCCATCAACACCACGCACCTGAGCCTGTCCAGCGGCAGCATCCGCTCGATGCGCGCCACGAGCGCCTTCGGCTGGGTCCGCGACCGCTCGGCCCTGATCACCGGCATCGCCGAGGGCACGATGAGTCGCGACGACGGCTGGCTGTTCCTCACTTTGGGCCGGCACATCGAGCGCGCCGACATGACCGCCCGCCTGCTGGCCACGGCGTCCCTGGGCTCCGGTCCGGTCGCGGCCTGGACCTCGACTCTGCGGGCCTGTGGGGCGTACGAGGCGTTCCTGCGCACCTACCGCGGCATCGAGACCGACCTCGAGGCGGCCGAGTTCCTGCTGCTCGACCGGGTCTACCCCCGCTCGGTCGTGGCCTCGCTGACCCGGGCGGAGCTGGCACTGGAGCGGCTCGACGCCTCCAGCAAGCGGTCCGGCTTCGACGACGCCCAGCGCCAGCTCGGCCGGGCCCGCGCCGAGCTGGAGTACCGCCCCCTCCGCGAGATCATCGAGGACCTCGGCGAGGAGATGGAGAGCCTGCAGGTCGCCTGCAGCGCCGCCACCGAGGCCGTCACCCGCAGGTACTTCCACGGCGCGGCCGCCACCACCTGGACCGGAGGAGCAGCCTGA
- a CDS encoding transglutaminase family protein, whose amino-acid sequence MSTSSETAMSTPGTHEAARQLRVVHTTGFGYTGEVEASFNEARMTPISGPDQLTVLNRVEISPAAWTQTYTDYWGSAVTAFEVNEVHRELTVTATSTVRVARTVPEAVSLSWEDLADRDLRETHVELLQVEETCEPHPELAQRADALRQRTATPGEFAAAVCELVHEEVEYVTGSTDVQTKAAEAWEHRQGVCQDIAHLVLGVLRSHGVPARYVSGYLHPDPDAGVGVQVAGESHAWIEWWDGAWVAYDPTNASPVTNSHIEIAHGRWYADVAPLRGIFAGAETADMFVEVAITRLS is encoded by the coding sequence ATGAGCACGAGTTCGGAGACAGCGATGTCCACACCCGGCACCCACGAGGCCGCGCGTCAGCTGCGCGTCGTCCACACCACCGGGTTCGGCTACACCGGCGAGGTCGAGGCTTCCTTCAACGAGGCCAGGATGACTCCGATCTCGGGCCCCGACCAGCTCACGGTGCTGAACCGCGTCGAGATCAGCCCCGCGGCCTGGACCCAGACCTACACCGACTACTGGGGCAGCGCCGTCACCGCGTTCGAGGTCAACGAGGTGCACCGTGAGCTCACGGTCACCGCGACGTCGACGGTGCGGGTGGCGCGTACGGTGCCCGAGGCGGTGTCGTTGTCGTGGGAGGACCTCGCCGACCGCGACCTGCGCGAGACCCACGTCGAGCTGCTGCAGGTCGAGGAGACCTGTGAGCCGCACCCCGAGCTGGCCCAGCGGGCCGACGCGTTGCGTCAGCGCACCGCGACCCCGGGAGAGTTTGCCGCCGCGGTGTGCGAGCTGGTGCACGAGGAGGTCGAGTACGTCACCGGCAGCACCGACGTGCAGACCAAGGCCGCAGAGGCGTGGGAGCACCGGCAGGGCGTCTGCCAGGACATCGCGCACCTCGTGCTCGGTGTGCTGCGCAGCCACGGGGTCCCCGCCCGCTACGTCTCCGGCTACCTCCACCCCGACCCCGACGCCGGCGTCGGCGTGCAGGTGGCAGGCGAGTCCCACGCCTGGATCGAGTGGTGGGACGGCGCGTGGGTGGCCTACGACCCCACGAACGCCTCGCCCGTGACCAACAGCCACATCGAGATCGCCCACGGTCGCTGGTACGCCGACGTCGCCCCCCTGCGCGGGATCTTCGCCGGCGCCGAGACCGCCGACATGTTCGTCGAGGTCGCGATCACCCGCCTGAGCTGA